One Moorena sp. SIOASIH DNA segment encodes these proteins:
- a CDS encoding PEP-CTERM sorting domain-containing protein has protein sequence MKASIFTTANIVLATLGIVGVEVKPATSQSFDFSDQEKSDISNFLSSLSSNNPTVSNNKSFLKRLLPSPIVNSGTSGSSQALDNIITEFITVLKIGTPGPDPFVGDSSNNVIFTRTGNDILLGVDPGAAIPGQGEIDILIGGPDSTNEGPSINAPTRDRFLLGDENNPYYAGGKGFRGNKDYALIPDFDPNQDTIRLHGNPSNYTLAPIGPEKNGTAIFVNNPKPDLIALLPGASGLSVDGDYFEYDNTAPSQQPALENAQQLGSASVDIGFNVGTDSVGNVYVTGWTQGDLGQSNAGSQDAYIAKYNSEGKVQWVKQLGTSGEDRSFDISFDSANNVYIAGTTTGNLGGPVVGGDDAYFIKLDSNGNTLLSKQYGTDQFDTAFGIDVDNEGNIYTGGYTSGDIGAVNAGSDDPYVAKFDSNGNQLWAKQFGTPYFDELYGLAADNNGNVFATGFTTDKLGEQHAGLYDGWLTKFDSNGNQLWIEQFGTSNYDFAWDLALDSSGNVYSTGFTLGSLGGPNAGYYDAFLVKYDTDGNQLWTQQIGTSGSDSALAIDIDSNGVIYISGITDGDLGGVNAGLNDVFVAKFDSEGNLLMTEQFGTPEDDFAFFGIDAQQAAKVYLAGFTGGSLGGANAGSFDAWVASSSLSAGSVPSAPEPTTILGSLATLMFGARFKKRVGKKFQSTLSKKST, from the coding sequence GTGAAAGCCTCCATTTTTACTACCGCTAATATTGTATTAGCTACTTTGGGAATTGTGGGAGTTGAGGTCAAACCTGCTACATCTCAGTCCTTCGATTTTTCTGATCAAGAAAAATCTGATATCAGTAATTTTTTGAGCAGCCTATCCTCAAACAATCCAACCGTTTCCAATAATAAGTCCTTCTTGAAAAGACTATTGCCTTCGCCGATAGTCAACAGTGGAACATCAGGCAGTAGTCAGGCGTTAGATAATATAATAACCGAATTTATTACTGTCCTGAAAATAGGCACCCCAGGTCCCGATCCTTTTGTAGGGGATTCATCGAATAACGTCATTTTCACTCGTACTGGCAATGATATTTTACTGGGTGTCGATCCTGGTGCTGCTATCCCTGGTCAAGGAGAAATTGATATCTTAATTGGTGGTCCTGATAGTACTAATGAAGGACCGAGCATCAATGCCCCTACCAGAGACCGATTTTTGTTGGGGGATGAGAATAATCCCTACTACGCTGGCGGTAAGGGATTCCGAGGGAATAAGGACTATGCTTTAATTCCAGACTTCGATCCCAACCAAGATACTATTCGGCTTCACGGTAACCCAAGTAACTATACTCTGGCACCGATCGGACCGGAAAAAAATGGCACAGCCATATTTGTGAATAATCCTAAACCTGATCTGATCGCCCTTTTGCCAGGAGCTTCTGGTCTGAGTGTAGATGGCGACTACTTTGAGTACGATAATACTGCTCCATCCCAACAACCAGCTTTAGAGAATGCTCAGCAGTTGGGAAGTGCCAGTGTTGATATCGGGTTTAATGTTGGCACTGATAGCGTTGGTAATGTATATGTTACAGGATGGACTCAAGGGGACTTGGGGCAATCCAATGCTGGATCTCAAGATGCCTACATAGCTAAATACAATAGCGAGGGCAAAGTACAGTGGGTTAAACAGTTGGGGACTTCTGGTGAAGACCGCTCCTTTGATATTAGCTTTGACAGCGCTAACAATGTTTACATTGCAGGCACCACTACGGGTAACTTAGGGGGACCGGTCGTTGGAGGAGATGATGCCTATTTTATTAAGTTAGACAGTAATGGCAACACCTTGTTGAGTAAACAGTATGGAACTGACCAATTCGACACTGCCTTTGGCATTGACGTTGATAATGAGGGTAATATCTACACTGGGGGATATACCTCAGGTGACATAGGCGCAGTAAATGCTGGATCAGATGATCCCTATGTAGCCAAGTTTGATAGCAATGGCAACCAGTTGTGGGCTAAACAGTTTGGTACTCCTTACTTTGACGAACTTTACGGTCTCGCCGCCGACAACAATGGTAATGTTTTTGCTACAGGATTCACTACTGATAAATTAGGCGAACAGCATGCTGGGTTGTATGATGGCTGGTTGACGAAGTTTGATAGCAATGGCAACCAGTTGTGGATTGAGCAGTTTGGTACTTCTAATTATGATTTTGCCTGGGATCTTGCTCTTGATAGCTCTGGTAATGTCTACAGCACAGGATTTACCCTGGGCTCTTTAGGGGGACCTAATGCTGGGTATTATGATGCGTTCTTGGTTAAGTATGACACGGATGGCAACCAGCTATGGACTCAACAGATTGGAACTTCTGGTTCTGATAGTGCCTTGGCTATTGACATCGACAGTAACGGCGTTATCTATATTTCAGGAATCACTGATGGTGATTTAGGAGGAGTCAATGCCGGACTCAATGATGTCTTTGTTGCCAAGTTCGACAGTGAGGGTAACCTGTTGATGACTGAGCAGTTTGGAACCCCCGAAGATGACTTTGCCTTTTTTGGTATTGATGCCCAGCAGGCTGCTAAGGTTTACTTAGCCGGATTTACTGGTGGGTCTTTGGGAGGAGCCAATGCCGGATCCTTTGATGCCTGGGTAGCTAGTTCCAGCCTTTCTGCTGGATCTGTGCCTTCAGCTCCTGAACCCACCACCATTTTGGGTTCGTTAGCCACACTCATGTTTGGTGCTCGCTTCAAGAAAAGAGTTGGAAAGAAGTTCCAGAGCACTCTGTCCAAGAAAAGTACTTAA
- a CDS encoding ABC exporter membrane fusion protein, with amino-acid sequence MCDALLHYYCQITIIVHKESQPFTNSVSQWYLILAAAMGLATGGIYLYALPQFESKPEGSISNSPENTIAIVAVTALGRLEPQGEVTRLSAPNSVGGTRVEQLLVKEGDKIKAGQIVALLDSYALRFATLEQVKQKVQIAQARLDRVKAGAQAGEIAAQEAAIARLQAQLRGEVAAQEATLARLQAQLRGEVAAQEATLARLQAQLRNAQAEYQRNQKLYQEGAISASVFDSKRLQVETIQEQINEANAALKRTLETIQEQINEANATLRRTMDTGQEQISQAKATLDRIAEVRPVDVQVAQEEIKSAIAAVKLAEAELDLTYIRSPIDGQVLKVHTKSGEVIGSDGIVELGQTDQMYVIAEVHETDVSKVDLGQKATITSAAFLGKIQGTVTQIGLQIDRQQVFDVNPGSDTDRKVVEVKIRIDDSVDSQRVAAFTNLQVEVTIHL; translated from the coding sequence ATGTGCGATGCACTTCTCCACTACTATTGCCAAATAACGATTATCGTGCATAAGGAAAGTCAACCATTTACAAACTCTGTAAGTCAGTGGTACCTGATTTTGGCAGCAGCTATGGGTTTAGCTACTGGGGGGATTTATCTCTATGCCTTGCCCCAATTTGAATCTAAACCTGAAGGTTCTATATCAAATTCCCCAGAAAATACCATTGCCATTGTTGCGGTCACTGCCCTGGGACGTCTAGAGCCTCAAGGAGAAGTGACTCGTTTGTCTGCCCCTAATTCTGTAGGAGGTACCCGAGTTGAGCAACTCTTAGTGAAGGAAGGAGACAAGATTAAGGCAGGGCAAATCGTCGCTCTGCTGGACAGTTATGCTCTTCGTTTTGCTACTTTAGAACAAGTTAAGCAAAAGGTTCAAATTGCCCAAGCTCGTCTGGACAGAGTCAAAGCTGGAGCTCAGGCAGGAGAAATTGCGGCACAAGAGGCAGCGATCGCTCGTTTACAAGCTCAGTTACGAGGGGAAGTGGCGGCACAGGAAGCCACCCTCGCTCGCTTACAAGCCCAGTTACGAGGGGAAGTGGCAGCACAGGAAGCCACCCTGGCTCGCTTACAAGCCCAATTGCGTAATGCTCAAGCAGAGTATCAACGTAATCAAAAACTCTATCAAGAAGGTGCAATTTCCGCCTCTGTTTTTGACAGTAAACGTCTGCAAGTGGAAACGATTCAAGAGCAAATCAATGAAGCCAATGCTGCTCTGAAACGGACTTTGGAAACGATTCAAGAGCAAATTAATGAAGCCAATGCTACTCTGCGACGGACTATGGACACCGGTCAAGAACAGATCAGTCAAGCTAAAGCCACTCTAGACCGTATTGCTGAGGTTCGTCCAGTAGATGTACAAGTAGCTCAGGAAGAGATTAAGAGTGCGATCGCTGCTGTCAAGCTCGCTGAAGCTGAACTGGATTTAACCTACATCCGTTCTCCTATCGATGGACAAGTCCTGAAAGTTCACACCAAATCTGGAGAAGTTATTGGCAGTGACGGGATTGTTGAGCTAGGTCAAACCGACCAAATGTACGTAATCGCAGAAGTCCATGAAACGGATGTTAGCAAAGTCGATCTGGGTCAAAAGGCTACTATTACTAGCGCTGCTTTTTTGGGGAAAATACAGGGAACAGTCACTCAGATTGGTTTACAAATTGACAGACAACAGGTTTTTGATGTTAATCCTGGATCAGATACGGATCGTAAAGTGGTCGAAGTTAAAATCCGCATTGATGATTCCGTAGACAGTCAACGAGTTGCAGCATTTACCAACTTACAAGTAGAGGTCACCATTCACCTATAA
- the devC gene encoding ABC transporter permease DevC, producing the protein MILQLPIAWLQLARQRVRFLVALAGIAFIVVLIFMQLGFNDSLYNSATKVHQIINGDLFLISSQYKSLTAKQSFPRERLYQALGFNGVEAVSPLYLRFAKFKNPITDQKYSIYVIGFDPGKPVLNSPEVNQNINIIKLPNVVLFDRKSRPDFGPIAENFEQGNTEQTIEIFAFAARKGYRVKVGGLFSLGPSFGVDGNLVVGDSTLFRIFDVNSGMVDVGVITLRPDADPQMVLKNLRNHLSEDVLVLSYQEFIDFEKDYWQTRTPIGFTLGLMLFMASVVGIVIVYQILHSNISTNLVAYATLKAIGYPNQYLLSVVFQQSVILAFLGYIPGFAISLGLYHVAMNATGLPMEMKLPQASIVLIVTILMCLASGLLAVNKMRSADPADIF; encoded by the coding sequence ATGATTCTCCAACTTCCGATTGCCTGGTTACAACTAGCGAGACAAAGAGTTCGTTTTCTGGTTGCTCTAGCTGGTATTGCTTTTATCGTTGTTCTAATTTTTATGCAACTTGGGTTTAATGATTCTCTCTATAATAGTGCTACTAAGGTGCATCAGATTATCAACGGTGATTTGTTTTTAATCAGTTCCCAATATAAATCTTTGACCGCTAAGCAGAGCTTTCCTAGAGAGCGTTTATATCAGGCTCTAGGATTTAATGGAGTAGAAGCAGTTAGTCCATTATATCTAAGGTTTGCCAAATTTAAAAATCCCATTACTGATCAAAAGTACTCAATCTATGTTATTGGCTTTGATCCGGGAAAACCTGTGCTGAATTCTCCGGAAGTTAATCAAAATATAAATATAATTAAACTTCCTAATGTAGTTTTATTTGACCGGAAGTCTAGACCTGATTTTGGTCCAATTGCTGAGAACTTTGAGCAGGGAAACACGGAACAAACTATCGAAATATTTGCTTTTGCAGCAAGAAAAGGTTATCGAGTTAAGGTTGGGGGCTTGTTTAGTCTAGGACCTTCCTTTGGGGTGGACGGTAATTTGGTAGTTGGCGACTCAACATTGTTCCGGATATTCGATGTAAATTCAGGGATGGTTGATGTAGGAGTCATTACTCTCAGACCTGATGCAGATCCTCAAATGGTTTTAAAAAATTTGAGAAACCACTTATCTGAAGATGTTTTAGTTCTTTCTTATCAAGAATTTATTGACTTTGAAAAAGACTATTGGCAGACAAGAACTCCCATTGGCTTTACCCTTGGTCTGATGCTATTTATGGCATCAGTTGTTGGTATAGTGATTGTCTATCAAATTCTTCATAGTAATATTTCTACTAACTTAGTTGCCTATGCCACTCTAAAAGCAATTGGCTATCCAAATCAATACTTATTATCTGTAGTATTTCAACAGTCTGTTATATTAGCTTTTTTAGGTTATATCCCAGGATTTGCTATCTCCCTAGGTCTGTATCATGTGGCCATGAATGCTACTGGATTACCAATGGAGATGAAACTTCCTCAAGCCTCTATAGTTTTAATAGTAACCATTTTAATGTGTTTGGCTTCTGGTCTCTTGGCTGTTAACAAAATGCGGTCTGCCGATCCAGCTGATATTTTCTAA
- a CDS encoding DevA family ABC transporter ATP-binding protein, whose amino-acid sequence MSQEILIDIKKLNHYLGQRSLISQILFDINLEIKSGEIVIMTGPSGSGKTTLLTLIGGLRSVQEGSLKILDRELYGASPAKLVSVRSHIGYIFQAHNLLEFLTARENVQMAIELHRGISNREARTRSEAMLQLVKLGDRVNHYPQNLSGGQKQRVAIARALVNHPKLVLADEPTAALDSKTGRDVVNLMQRLALEQGCAILMVTHDNRILDVADRILRMEDGHLLTPQSPTNDEMQKAKVERQIEN is encoded by the coding sequence ATGTCCCAAGAAATTTTGATTGATATAAAAAAACTGAATCATTACTTGGGTCAACGGTCATTAATAAGCCAAATTTTATTTGACATTAATCTGGAAATAAAATCTGGAGAAATTGTCATTATGACGGGTCCATCAGGGTCAGGAAAAACAACGCTGTTGACGTTAATTGGAGGATTGCGTTCTGTACAAGAGGGAAGTCTAAAAATTCTAGACCGAGAATTGTATGGCGCTAGTCCTGCCAAATTAGTGTCAGTGCGTAGCCACATTGGCTATATTTTTCAAGCTCACAACTTACTAGAGTTTTTGACAGCCCGGGAAAATGTTCAAATGGCGATTGAACTGCATCGAGGCATCTCTAACCGGGAAGCTCGTACTAGATCTGAAGCGATGCTCCAACTAGTTAAGCTGGGAGATCGAGTTAATCACTACCCTCAAAACCTTTCTGGGGGGCAAAAACAACGGGTAGCCATTGCCCGTGCTTTAGTCAATCATCCCAAATTGGTCTTAGCAGATGAACCGACTGCTGCTTTAGATAGTAAGACAGGTCGAGATGTGGTTAATCTTATGCAACGACTAGCTCTTGAGCAAGGATGTGCGATTTTGATGGTGACTCACGATAACAGAATTTTGGATGTTGCTGATCGCATCCTTCGTATGGAAGACGGGCATCTACTTACACCACAGTCACCAACTAATGACGAAATGCAAAAGGCAAAAGTCGAAAGACAAATTGAAAATTGA